A single window of Oerskovia paurometabola DNA harbors:
- the nirB gene encoding nitrite reductase large subunit NirB: MVAQRLVEALRARDTAGEWRVTVFAEEPRHPYDRVALTSYFSARDPEELTLGDPALWDDPLVRLVRDCRVDSIDREARQVTDRLGRVHDYDELVLATGSDAARPPIPGNELPGVFVYRTIDDVAALRGWVEAKREERAGTSYDRPVRGAVIGGGLLGLEAAGALKALGAQATVIQFGTHLMDAQVDLGGGQALGRLINDMGIAVRVSTATQQMRPARATGHVGRLDFVDGGRLDVDVVVLATGVRPRDELARDAGLPVGERGGAVVDLSCRTPDPHVWAVGEVACIEGRCLGLVAPGYAMAEVVVDRLLGGAATFPGADTATRLKLRGVDVASFGDAFARTEGAMELVWADPVAGVYKKLVLSDDARTLLGGVFVGDATPYAALRPMVGRELPGDPGSYLLPEGAAAGGAAGLELPDDATVCSCNNVAAGTIRGAVTEHACTDVAAVKACTRAGTSCGSCLPLVKRLTTTELEKAGIEVSNALCEHFELSRAQLFDAVRVADLHTFSEIIARFGRVPAAVEEMPDGVAPAGLPAAGPGRGCDICKPVVASVLASLGNGHILTGEQAALQDTNDHVMANMQKDGTYSVVPRIPGGEITPEGLLVIGQVAKDFGLYTKITGGQRIDMFGARIEQLPLIWRRLVDAGMESGQAYGKSLRTVKSCVGSTWCRFGVQDSVGMAVRLELRYRGLRSPHKIKLGVSGCARECAEARGKDVGVIATDKGWNVYVGGNGGFTPRHARLLAEDLDDETLIRTIDRFLLYYVRTADRLQRTSVWVEEVEGGLDGIRAVILEDSLGIAADLDAAMALHVDAYEDEWRAVLEDPEKLKRFGSFVNAPTTADPDLAYVAERGQPRPATTAERAGAVLIAGTTLEVRA; this comes from the coding sequence ATGGTCGCCCAGCGTCTCGTCGAGGCGTTGCGCGCCCGTGACACCGCCGGCGAGTGGCGGGTCACCGTCTTCGCCGAGGAGCCTCGCCACCCGTACGACCGCGTGGCGCTGACCTCGTACTTCTCGGCGCGCGACCCCGAGGAGCTCACCCTCGGCGACCCCGCGCTGTGGGACGACCCGCTCGTGCGCCTGGTGCGCGACTGCCGCGTCGACTCGATCGACCGCGAGGCACGTCAGGTCACCGACCGCCTGGGCCGGGTCCACGACTACGACGAGCTCGTGCTCGCGACGGGCTCCGACGCGGCGCGCCCCCCGATCCCGGGCAACGAGCTGCCGGGCGTGTTCGTGTACCGCACGATCGACGACGTCGCGGCCCTGCGCGGGTGGGTCGAGGCCAAGCGCGAGGAGCGGGCCGGGACGTCGTACGACCGCCCGGTGCGCGGCGCGGTCATCGGTGGCGGCCTCCTGGGGCTCGAGGCCGCGGGAGCGCTCAAGGCGCTCGGCGCCCAGGCGACCGTCATCCAGTTCGGGACGCACCTCATGGACGCGCAGGTCGACCTGGGCGGCGGGCAGGCGCTCGGTCGCCTCATCAACGACATGGGCATCGCGGTGCGCGTGAGCACCGCGACCCAGCAGATGCGGCCCGCGCGCGCCACGGGTCACGTGGGCCGCCTCGACTTCGTGGACGGCGGGCGGCTCGACGTCGACGTGGTCGTCCTGGCGACGGGCGTCCGGCCGCGCGACGAGCTGGCCCGGGACGCGGGCCTGCCGGTCGGCGAGCGCGGCGGCGCGGTCGTCGACCTGTCGTGCCGGACGCCGGACCCGCACGTGTGGGCGGTCGGCGAGGTCGCGTGCATCGAGGGCAGGTGCCTGGGGCTCGTGGCCCCGGGGTACGCGATGGCCGAGGTCGTCGTGGACCGGTTGCTGGGCGGCGCGGCGACGTTCCCTGGCGCGGACACCGCGACCAGGCTCAAGCTGCGGGGCGTGGACGTCGCGAGCTTCGGCGACGCGTTCGCGCGCACCGAGGGCGCCATGGAGCTCGTCTGGGCGGACCCCGTCGCGGGCGTCTACAAGAAGCTCGTCCTGTCCGACGACGCGCGCACGCTCCTGGGCGGCGTGTTCGTGGGCGACGCGACGCCGTACGCGGCCCTGCGGCCCATGGTCGGGCGCGAGCTGCCGGGCGACCCCGGCTCGTACCTCCTGCCCGAGGGCGCTGCGGCCGGCGGCGCGGCGGGGCTCGAGCTGCCCGACGACGCCACGGTGTGCTCGTGCAACAACGTCGCCGCAGGGACGATCCGCGGGGCCGTGACCGAGCACGCGTGCACCGACGTCGCCGCGGTCAAGGCCTGCACCCGGGCGGGCACGAGCTGCGGCTCGTGCCTCCCTCTCGTCAAGAGGCTCACGACGACCGAGCTCGAGAAGGCCGGGATCGAGGTCTCGAACGCGCTGTGCGAGCACTTCGAGCTCTCGCGGGCGCAGCTCTTCGACGCGGTCCGCGTCGCGGACCTGCACACGTTCAGCGAGATCATCGCGCGGTTCGGTCGCGTCCCGGCCGCCGTCGAGGAGATGCCCGACGGCGTCGCCCCGGCCGGGCTCCCGGCCGCGGGCCCCGGCCGTGGGTGCGACATCTGCAAGCCGGTCGTGGCGTCGGTCCTGGCCTCGTTGGGCAACGGTCACATCCTGACGGGCGAGCAGGCCGCGCTCCAGGACACCAACGACCACGTCATGGCGAACATGCAGAAGGACGGCACGTACTCGGTGGTCCCGCGCATCCCGGGCGGGGAGATCACGCCCGAGGGGCTGCTCGTGATCGGGCAGGTCGCGAAGGACTTCGGGCTCTACACCAAGATCACGGGCGGCCAGCGGATCGACATGTTCGGGGCGCGGATCGAGCAGCTCCCGCTGATCTGGCGCCGGCTGGTCGACGCGGGCATGGAGTCGGGGCAGGCGTACGGGAAGTCGCTGCGGACCGTGAAGTCGTGCGTGGGGTCGACGTGGTGCCGGTTCGGGGTGCAGGACTCGGTGGGCATGGCCGTCCGCCTCGAGCTGCGGTACCGCGGCCTGCGTTCGCCGCACAAGATCAAGCTCGGCGTCTCGGGCTGCGCACGCGAGTGCGCCGAGGCGCGCGGCAAGGACGTGGGCGTGATCGCGACCGACAAGGGCTGGAACGTGTACGTGGGCGGCAACGGCGGCTTCACGCCCCGGCACGCGCGGCTCCTCGCGGAGGACCTCGACGACGAGACGCTGATCAGGACGATCGACCGTTTCCTGCTGTACTACGTGCGCACCGCGGACCGGCTCCAGCGCACGTCGGTGTGGGTCGAGGAGGTCGAGGGCGGGCTCGACGGGATCCGCGCCGTGATCCTCGAGGACTCGCTGGGCATCGCGGCCGACCTCGACGCCGCGATGGCGCTCCACGTGGACGCGTACGAGGACGAGTGGCGCGCGGTCCTGGAGGACCCCGAGAAGCTCAAGCGGTTCGGGTCGTTCGTCAACGCGCCCACGACGGCGGACCCGGACCTCGCGTACGTGGCCGAGCGCGGGCAGCCACGGCCGGCGACGACCGCGGAGCGTGCAGGTGCCGTGCTGATCGCCGGGACGACGTTGGAGGTGCGGGCATGA
- the nirD gene encoding nitrite reductase small subunit NirD has product MSAQIVGTTGTMAPTTASVGASVGAAQDAQVGPAWQPVCRVADLAVERGAAALVGGQQVALFRLTDDRVLAVQQLDPFSGANVMSRGIVGTRRGVPTVASPMYKQVFALETGECLDAVGFLPVLVAGPDLATWPVEVRDGVVHVAAPTGPTP; this is encoded by the coding sequence ATGAGCGCGCAGATCGTGGGCACGACGGGCACGATGGCCCCGACGACTGCGTCGGTGGGCGCGTCGGTGGGTGCGGCGCAGGACGCACAGGTCGGCCCGGCGTGGCAGCCCGTGTGCCGCGTCGCGGACCTCGCGGTCGAGCGCGGGGCCGCGGCGCTCGTCGGCGGGCAGCAGGTCGCGCTCTTCCGCCTGACCGACGACCGCGTGCTCGCGGTCCAGCAGCTCGACCCGTTCAGCGGCGCGAACGTCATGTCGCGCGGCATCGTCGGGACGCGCCGCGGGGTGCCGACCGTCGCGTCGCCGATGTACAAGCAGGTCTTCGCGCTCGAGACGGGAGAGTGCCTCGACGCGGTCGGGTTCCTCCCCGTGCTCGTGGCGGGCCCGGACCTGGCGACGTGGCCGGTCGAGGTGCGCGACGGCGTCGTGCACGTCGCGGCGCCGACCGGCCCCACCCCGTGA
- a CDS encoding molybdopterin oxidoreductase family protein, which produces MAALPGRAAPSGRDTHCPYCALQCGMTLTPAQDRGPDGAGSPRAVVAPREFPTNKGGLCQKGWTSASLLTASDRLTVPLVRDRTVDAAGDVTRGELRPATWDEALDRVAREITAIQGDSGRDAVAVFGGGGLTNEKAYALGKLARTVLRTANIDYNGRFCMASAAAGANRAFGADRGLPFPLADLAGADAVLLLGSNPAETMPPSVQHLAGVRSRGGLVVVDPRRTATAALTGAGAPGGAADAPPQGVHLQPVPGTDLVVLLALLHVVWAEGLADEEYLAARVSGVEDVRRAVAAWWPERAETVCGIAADDLRRVARLLAAASPSRGGRGAYVLTGRGVEQSTQGTATVTAAIDLALVLGLPGRTGSGYGAITGQGNGQGGREHGQKADQLPGYRKIDDPAARAHVAAVWGVDPASLPGPGKPAVELLRSLGTPGGPRALLVHGSNVLVSAPNATSVAERLDALDLLVVCDLVPSETALRADVVLPVTQWAEEEGTMTSLEGRVIRRRQAVTPPAGVRSELWVFAELARRLGSTVPFPLEPAEVFDELARASAGGVADYSGLSHARLDADEAAGGPGLFWPVPAGPVGGEAHPGTPRMFLDRFHTPDGRARMVAVDHVGPSDDLRPDAPVYLVTGRVLQHYQSGAQTRRVADLDRIVPGPFVEMHPILGFRLGVQDGDPVRLTSARGEVRAPARWSDRIRPDTVFMPFHWSGAGSVNRITTDATDPISGMPEFKVCAVAVAPDPDADPDAHVGRTLERSGEVVA; this is translated from the coding sequence GTGGCCGCACTCCCCGGGCGAGCGGCGCCGTCGGGCAGGGACACGCACTGCCCCTACTGCGCGCTGCAGTGCGGCATGACGCTCACGCCCGCGCAGGACCGTGGGCCCGACGGCGCGGGCTCGCCCCGCGCGGTCGTCGCACCGCGCGAGTTCCCCACCAACAAGGGCGGGCTGTGCCAGAAGGGCTGGACCAGCGCGAGCCTGCTCACGGCGAGCGACCGGCTCACGGTCCCGCTCGTGCGCGACCGCACGGTCGACGCGGCGGGCGACGTGACCCGCGGCGAGCTGCGGCCCGCGACGTGGGACGAGGCGCTCGACCGGGTCGCCCGCGAGATCACCGCGATCCAGGGTGACTCCGGGCGGGACGCGGTCGCGGTCTTCGGCGGCGGGGGACTCACCAACGAGAAGGCGTACGCGCTGGGAAAGCTCGCACGGACCGTCCTGCGGACCGCGAACATCGACTACAACGGGCGCTTCTGCATGGCGAGCGCGGCGGCCGGGGCGAACCGGGCGTTCGGTGCCGACCGGGGGCTGCCGTTCCCGCTCGCGGACCTCGCGGGGGCCGACGCGGTGCTGCTGCTCGGCTCGAACCCGGCCGAGACCATGCCGCCCTCGGTCCAGCACCTCGCGGGGGTGCGCTCGCGCGGCGGGCTCGTGGTCGTGGACCCACGACGCACGGCGACGGCCGCGCTCACGGGCGCGGGGGCGCCCGGCGGTGCGGCGGACGCGCCGCCGCAGGGCGTCCACCTGCAGCCGGTGCCGGGCACCGACCTCGTGGTGCTGCTCGCGCTCCTGCACGTCGTGTGGGCCGAGGGTCTCGCCGACGAGGAGTACCTCGCCGCGCGCGTGTCCGGGGTCGAGGACGTGCGCCGCGCGGTCGCGGCCTGGTGGCCCGAGCGCGCCGAGACCGTGTGCGGGATCGCGGCCGACGACCTCCGCCGGGTCGCGCGGCTGCTCGCGGCGGCCTCGCCCTCGCGCGGCGGGCGCGGTGCGTACGTCCTGACGGGGCGGGGCGTCGAGCAGTCGACGCAGGGCACCGCGACCGTCACCGCGGCGATCGACCTGGCGCTCGTGCTCGGCCTGCCCGGTCGGACCGGTTCCGGGTACGGCGCGATCACGGGGCAGGGCAACGGGCAGGGCGGCCGGGAGCACGGACAGAAGGCCGACCAGCTCCCCGGCTACCGCAAGATCGACGACCCGGCCGCGCGCGCCCACGTCGCCGCGGTGTGGGGCGTGGACCCCGCCTCGCTGCCCGGGCCGGGCAAGCCTGCGGTCGAGCTGCTGCGCTCGCTCGGGACACCGGGAGGGCCGCGCGCGCTGCTCGTGCACGGGTCCAACGTGCTGGTCAGCGCCCCGAACGCGACGTCCGTCGCCGAGCGGCTCGACGCCCTGGACCTGCTCGTGGTGTGCGACCTGGTGCCGTCCGAGACCGCGCTGCGCGCCGACGTCGTGCTGCCCGTGACGCAGTGGGCCGAGGAGGAGGGGACCATGACCTCGCTCGAGGGGCGCGTGATCCGCCGCCGGCAGGCCGTGACGCCGCCGGCCGGCGTGCGGTCCGAGCTGTGGGTCTTCGCCGAGCTCGCGCGCAGGCTGGGCTCGACCGTGCCCTTCCCGCTGGAACCGGCCGAGGTGTTCGACGAGCTGGCCCGGGCCTCGGCGGGCGGCGTCGCGGACTACTCGGGGCTCAGCCACGCGCGGCTCGACGCCGACGAGGCCGCGGGCGGGCCGGGGCTGTTCTGGCCGGTGCCGGCCGGCCCGGTCGGGGGAGAGGCGCACCCCGGCACCCCGCGGATGTTCCTCGACCGCTTCCACACCCCCGACGGGCGCGCGCGCATGGTCGCGGTCGACCACGTCGGCCCCAGCGACGACCTGCGGCCCGACGCCCCGGTCTACCTCGTGACGGGCCGCGTCCTGCAGCACTACCAGTCGGGAGCGCAGACCCGCCGCGTCGCCGACCTCGACCGGATCGTGCCCGGTCCGTTCGTCGAGATGCACCCGATCCTCGGCTTCCGCCTGGGTGTCCAGGACGGGGACCCGGTGCGCCTCACGTCGGCGCGAGGCGAGGTCCGGGCGCCCGCGCGGTGGAGCGACAGGATCCGCCCCGACACGGTCTTCATGCCCTTCCACTGGAGCGGCGCCGGGAGCGTCAACCGCATCACGACCGACGCGACGGACCCGATCTCCGGGATGCCCGAGTTCAAGGTCTGCGCGGTCGCGGTCGCGCCGGATCCTGACGCGGACCCGGATGCGCACGTGGGCCGGACTCTCGAGCGCTCCGGGGAGGTGGTCGCATGA
- the cobA gene encoding uroporphyrinogen-III C-methyltransferase — protein MFGAGGTGHGGSVVLVGGGPGAVDLLTVRAWRALVSADVVVTDRLGPTEVLAELPAGVEIIDVGKTPGHHPVPQHEINAILVEQARRGRRVVRLKGGDPFVYGRGGEEVLACRAAGVPVEVVPGVSSALSVPALAGIPLTHRGTVGAFLVVNGHEPLGVVALAAVRDRTATLVILMGVSMLSEITDQAVTAGADVATPVAVVESGSTQHQRVTRATLGTLVRRAADAGIRAPAVVVVGDVAAEGLLVPDATTPLPGLTVLVPEPAL, from the coding sequence ATGTTCGGCGCCGGCGGCACCGGGCACGGCGGCTCGGTCGTGCTCGTGGGCGGCGGACCTGGTGCCGTCGACCTCCTCACGGTGCGCGCCTGGCGTGCGCTCGTGAGCGCCGACGTCGTCGTGACCGACCGCCTCGGGCCTACCGAGGTCCTCGCCGAACTGCCCGCGGGCGTCGAGATCATCGACGTCGGCAAGACCCCGGGCCACCACCCTGTCCCGCAGCACGAGATCAACGCGATCCTCGTCGAGCAGGCCCGCCGCGGGCGACGCGTGGTCCGGCTCAAGGGCGGCGACCCGTTCGTCTACGGGCGGGGCGGGGAGGAGGTCCTCGCGTGCCGGGCCGCGGGCGTCCCGGTCGAGGTCGTGCCCGGCGTGAGCAGCGCGCTGTCCGTGCCGGCGCTCGCGGGCATCCCGCTCACGCACCGCGGGACGGTCGGCGCGTTCCTGGTCGTCAACGGTCATGAGCCCCTGGGCGTGGTCGCGCTGGCCGCGGTGCGCGACCGCACGGCTACCCTGGTGATCCTCATGGGAGTGTCGATGCTGAGCGAGATCACGGACCAGGCGGTCACCGCCGGGGCCGACGTCGCCACGCCCGTCGCCGTGGTCGAGTCCGGTTCCACGCAGCACCAGCGGGTCACGCGCGCCACCCTCGGGACGCTCGTCCGCCGCGCGGCCGACGCCGGGATCCGCGCGCCGGCGGTCGTCGTCGTGGGCGACGTCGCGGCCGAGGGGCTGCTCGTCCCGGACGCGACGACGCCCCTGCCCGGGCTGACCGTGCTCGTGCCGGAGCCCGCCCTGTGA
- a CDS encoding uroporphyrinogen-III synthase gives MAGCTVLVTADRRSAELAAALSRRGAEVRHAPALSMVPNEDDEALLAGTRDLIARPPDVVVVTTGIGFRGWIEAADAHGLADELLDVMSRARLVARGPKARGAIQAAGLQADWVAESETSGEIADVLLGEGVDGLRIAVQHHGAGADGLDVVFAQAGADVASLIVYRWGPPPDETALRSSVHAAAGGEIDAVVFTSAPGAEAWLAAAESAGVGDAVVARFTRGAMIAAAVGPITARPLAHRGIPTLQPDRGRLGALVRTLVGHYEHAETLALVTVAGNLQIRSRVAVLDGRVLPLSPTGLDVLRLLAARAGDIVTRDQVLAALPGDSRDPHAAEVAVARLREAVGDRTLVKTVVKRGYRLELA, from the coding sequence ATGGCCGGCTGCACGGTCCTCGTCACGGCCGACCGCCGTTCGGCCGAGCTCGCCGCGGCCCTGTCCCGCCGGGGCGCCGAGGTGCGGCACGCGCCGGCCCTGAGCATGGTGCCCAACGAGGACGACGAGGCGTTGCTCGCGGGTACGCGCGACCTGATCGCACGCCCGCCCGACGTCGTGGTCGTGACCACGGGCATCGGTTTCCGCGGCTGGATCGAGGCCGCCGACGCGCACGGCCTGGCCGACGAGCTGCTCGACGTCATGAGCCGCGCCCGACTGGTCGCGCGCGGTCCCAAGGCGCGCGGCGCGATCCAGGCCGCAGGACTCCAGGCCGACTGGGTCGCCGAGTCGGAGACGTCGGGCGAGATCGCCGACGTGCTGCTCGGGGAAGGGGTCGACGGGCTGCGGATCGCGGTCCAGCACCACGGGGCGGGGGCCGACGGCCTCGACGTGGTCTTCGCACAGGCGGGGGCCGACGTCGCGAGCCTCATCGTGTACCGCTGGGGGCCGCCGCCGGACGAGACCGCGCTCCGGTCGTCGGTCCACGCGGCAGCGGGCGGCGAGATCGACGCGGTCGTCTTCACGTCGGCCCCGGGCGCCGAGGCATGGCTCGCGGCGGCCGAGTCCGCGGGCGTCGGCGACGCGGTCGTGGCGCGGTTCACGCGCGGCGCCATGATCGCGGCCGCGGTCGGCCCCATCACGGCCCGACCCCTCGCGCACCGCGGCATCCCGACGCTCCAGCCGGACCGCGGCCGCCTCGGGGCGCTGGTCCGCACGCTCGTCGGGCACTACGAGCACGCCGAGACCCTGGCGCTCGTGACCGTCGCGGGCAACCTGCAGATCCGCTCGCGCGTCGCGGTGCTCGACGGCCGCGTCCTGCCGCTCTCGCCCACGGGCCTCGACGTACTGCGTCTGCTGGCCGCCCGTGCCGGGGACATCGTGACGCGGGACCAGGTCCTCGCGGCCCTGCCCGGCGACTCGCGCGACCCGCACGCCGCCGAGGTCGCGGTCGCCCGGCTGCGCGAGGCGGTCGGTGACCGCACCCTCGTCAAGACCGTCGTCAAACGTGGCTATCGACTGGAGCTGGCATGA
- a CDS encoding sirohydrochlorin chelatase, whose product MSTEILGFPSDATEGSAPSAAAGSRASGVGAAVLVGCSHGTNNPDGQAAIRAILADVRATRPDLDVREAFVDVQQPEVADVVTQAVAPPATGAGPGGAAVVVPLLLSTGFHVDVDITEAVSPAHSGRGPQHGPATAARALGPDPRLAEILADRLAEAGVRPHDAVVLAAAGSSKAGAARDVEDVAELLRAHHDGPVTVGFGAMATPSVREAVASARETLAATPPRGRTTTAPGEPFDDDLAASSGSEPTDVPRVVVAAYLLAPGFFHDRLLETGADLVTAPLAPDARLAAIVLDRYAEGAAALAGGVDDPR is encoded by the coding sequence ATGAGCACGGAGATCCTGGGTTTCCCCTCCGACGCGACCGAGGGGAGCGCGCCGTCCGCCGCCGCGGGCAGCCGTGCGAGCGGCGTGGGCGCAGCCGTGCTCGTCGGCTGCTCGCACGGCACCAACAACCCGGACGGTCAGGCCGCGATCCGCGCGATCCTCGCGGACGTCCGCGCGACCCGCCCCGACCTCGACGTCCGCGAGGCGTTCGTCGACGTCCAGCAGCCCGAGGTCGCCGACGTCGTCACGCAGGCCGTCGCGCCGCCCGCCACGGGCGCGGGCCCCGGCGGGGCGGCCGTCGTCGTGCCGCTGCTGCTGTCCACGGGCTTCCACGTGGACGTCGACATCACCGAGGCCGTCTCGCCCGCGCACTCCGGTCGCGGCCCCCAGCACGGACCCGCGACCGCGGCCCGTGCGCTCGGCCCCGACCCGCGCCTCGCCGAGATCCTCGCCGACCGCCTGGCCGAGGCCGGGGTCCGCCCGCACGACGCCGTGGTCCTGGCAGCGGCCGGGTCGAGCAAGGCGGGCGCCGCGCGCGACGTCGAGGACGTCGCCGAGCTCCTGCGCGCGCACCATGACGGCCCCGTCACGGTCGGGTTCGGCGCCATGGCCACCCCGTCCGTGCGCGAGGCCGTCGCGTCCGCCCGCGAGACGCTCGCCGCGACGCCTCCTCGGGGTCGGACGACCACCGCCCCGGGCGAGCCCTTCGACGACGACCTCGCGGCGTCGTCGGGCAGCGAGCCGACCGACGTCCCGCGCGTGGTCGTCGCCGCCTACCTGCTCGCCCCCGGCTTCTTCCACGACCGCCTCCTCGAGACCGGTGCCGACCTCGTCACGGCCCCGCTCGCGCCCGACGCGCGCCTGGCAGCGATCGTGCTCGACCGCTACGCCGAGGGCGCCGCGGCGCTCGCGGGCGGTGTCGACGACCCGCGCTGA
- a CDS encoding FAD-dependent oxidoreductase: MTDTMFRVVVVGDGMVGSRFVADLLASVGPGRVRVTVLGGEEYEPYNRVLLSEVVAGRADIGALTMPSAGDGRVEVHRGAPAIAIDRAARTVLTSDGAFGYDAVVLATGSAARVPDVPGLRSGPGGSLPAGVHALRTLDDAREIVAATANARRAVVIGAGVLGLEVACGLARRGLAVTVVHGGASPMDRQLGPDAGLAALRTLAELGITVRIGARTREVVVRRVGDGGAALSGLVLVPDGGRTPRATGAPGAGATGGPAAAGPSGPADEIPADLLVLACGTVPEATLARTAGLTVDRGVVVGQGLSSPDDPDVHAIGDCAQPPEGGTGLIAQGWEQSRRLAARLALRVSRTEPGGAPGRPAHDPAGARPRPRVRFVDEDRPSMALRIALDVERSAGGPPSRGLRETRPTGGHGAQEPRLAAPGDDPRGGGARSSPGEMPAREVPPAPSAPPSPPTAPPTDVVRLKAAGLDVVAMGVCGSRRPHDPTHRTLRLTDPDAGRHVEVVVAGGFLVGATVVGAPQIGADLTAAYTRRVPVPADPAHLLLRPVAQAAAPASDPTHMPDRTTVCSCNGVTKGDVVASWREGARSTMDIARTTRATTGCGGCKDVVCGLADWLRRADPEQGGPAPALPAAPEPAGAPR; encoded by the coding sequence ATGACCGACACCATGTTCCGGGTCGTCGTCGTGGGCGACGGCATGGTCGGGTCGAGGTTCGTGGCCGACCTGCTCGCGAGCGTCGGACCGGGTCGGGTCCGCGTCACGGTGCTCGGCGGCGAGGAGTACGAGCCGTACAACCGCGTCCTGCTGAGCGAGGTCGTCGCGGGTCGGGCCGACATCGGTGCGCTGACCATGCCCTCGGCGGGCGACGGGAGGGTCGAGGTGCACCGCGGTGCGCCCGCGATCGCGATCGACCGCGCCGCGCGCACCGTGCTCACGAGCGACGGGGCCTTCGGCTACGACGCGGTGGTGCTCGCGACGGGCTCTGCCGCGCGCGTCCCGGACGTCCCGGGCCTGCGGTCGGGACCCGGCGGGTCGCTGCCCGCGGGGGTGCACGCCCTGCGCACGCTCGACGACGCGCGCGAGATCGTCGCAGCGACCGCCAACGCGCGACGCGCCGTCGTGATCGGGGCCGGGGTCCTGGGGCTCGAGGTCGCGTGCGGCCTGGCTCGCCGCGGTCTCGCGGTGACCGTGGTGCACGGTGGTGCGAGCCCCATGGACCGTCAGCTCGGCCCCGACGCGGGCCTCGCGGCCCTGCGCACGCTCGCCGAGCTCGGGATCACGGTACGGATCGGGGCACGCACACGCGAGGTCGTGGTGCGCCGCGTCGGCGACGGGGGCGCGGCGCTCTCGGGGCTCGTCCTCGTGCCCGACGGCGGACGCACGCCTCGCGCGACCGGCGCACCGGGGGCTGGGGCCACCGGAGGGCCCGCTGCCGCGGGCCCGTCCGGACCGGCCGACGAGATCCCGGCCGACCTGCTCGTGCTCGCGTGCGGGACGGTGCCCGAGGCGACTCTCGCCCGGACCGCTGGCCTGACGGTGGACCGGGGCGTCGTCGTCGGGCAGGGGCTGTCGAGCCCCGACGACCCGGACGTCCACGCGATCGGTGACTGCGCGCAGCCGCCCGAGGGCGGGACGGGGCTGATCGCGCAGGGGTGGGAGCAGTCGCGGCGGCTCGCGGCGCGGCTCGCCCTCCGGGTGTCCCGGACGGAACCTGGGGGCGCGCCGGGGCGTCCTGCGCACGACCCCGCCGGGGCGAGGCCGCGACCCCGCGTCCGGTTCGTCGACGAGGACCGGCCGAGCATGGCGCTGCGGATCGCGCTCGACGTCGAGCGGAGCGCAGGGGGTCCGCCGAGTCGCGGCCTGCGCGAGACGCGGCCAACGGGGGGCCACGGCGCCCAGGAACCCCGGCTGGCCGCACCTGGGGACGACCCTCGCGGCGGTGGGGCGAGGTCGTCGCCCGGAGAGATGCCGGCGCGAGAGGTGCCACCCGCGCCCAGCGCACCGCCCTCGCCGCCCACGGCGCCACCCACGGACGTCGTGCGGCTCAAGGCCGCGGGCCTCGACGTGGTCGCGATGGGTGTCTGCGGGTCACGGCGTCCCCACGACCCGACCCATCGGACGCTCCGCCTGACCGACCCCGACGCGGGCCGGCACGTCGAGGTCGTGGTCGCGGGCGGGTTCCTCGTCGGGGCGACCGTGGTCGGCGCCCCGCAGATCGGTGCCGACCTCACCGCGGCCTACACACGCCGGGTCCCCGTGCCCGCGGACCCGGCCCACCTGCTGCTGCGACCCGTCGCGCAGGCGGCCGCTCCGGCGTCGGACCCCACGCACATGCCCGACCGGACCACGGTGTGCAGCTGCAACGGGGTGACCAAGGGCGACGTCGTCGCGAGCTGGCGCGAGGGGGCGCGCAGCACCATGGACATCGCCCGCACGACGCGCGCGACGACCGGGTGCGGCGGGTGCAAGGACGTCGTGTGCGGGCTCGCCGACTGGTTGCGGCGCGCGGACCCGGAGCAGGGCGGCCCCGCACCCGCGCTCCCCGCCGCCCCGGAACCGGCTGGCGCCCCGCGCTGA